The region CCCCACGTGCCCCTCCATGCATCCTGATCATAGTAGGCTTGAGGTCTGCACCATCGAACTCTAACCGTTCCCATGACGATTTTTCCGAAACGATTAGCGTCAAAAGCTTCGCGCATCTTGATCACCGGGTAGTTTAGACGATTCTGTTTTACAACGAATAATTTTATTTTGGCCTGATCACAGATATATATCATGGAATCCGCATCTTCAAGCTTAAGAGCCATTGGTTTTTCAACAACAATGTGTTTACCGTATTGAGCCATTTCAATCGTATGTTTGGCATGCAACCCGCTCTCTGTCAGAATGGCAATGATATTAACTTCATCTTTCATTTCAGACATCATTTTATGAGCGTCGGTATACCATGGTAAATTATATTTTTCGCCAAGTTTTTTGGCGCGTTCTCTCTTGGTATCACATACGGCAACAATGTTGGCTCCTTGCACCTGATTTTCTGCGAGAATTTGAGCGTAACGTTGCGCAATGCGTCCACATCCCATTAAAGCAAAATTCTGCACGATAAACTCCTTGCCTATTTGTCAATTCAGGCGAAATAAAAACAGTTTACATCTGAAGTAATAATCCGAATAAATTATATCAAGCAAGCCAAAATCATAATTCCCCAGTATTGCTTGCTATCTGAACTTCTTCCTATCCAAGTTCTCGAAGAGGGATACGAGCAAACTTGCGAGTTTGCTTTTCAACTTATCCCAATAATACGAATAGTTCTTTTCCCTTTAATAAACCATCTATATATTCTAAGTCACAGGTCAGCAAGTCCGTAGAGCACGATTTCTGCTGCGACAGGGATATTCTCATTGTTTCAATGTTGAATTTACATTTCACCGTGTTAAATATATGCTCCGACATGAAAAAAATAATCTTCAGAATGATAATGAGCCTCGTGCAATATTTCTCATCAAACGTGATGTCGCCATCGTAGATAATGTAGCAACAACGAACGCAATGGTTTTGTATCTTTTTCTCAAGATGGGAAGAGCCTGTGGCTCTAATTTTACAGGCGGTTAAATTGACTGGCGCGAAGAGATAGGTTTTTATACCTATAAATAAATAACGTAGGACAACAACCATGACCACAGTAATTTCTAAGCCGTTGCGCGTAATGCAGGTTATTTCAACCTACCCCAACTTCATCAACCATTTCTATGCGCAGAACCCTAATATAGTCTCCATGGACTATCATACTCAAAACGAGGCTTTTGCCAATTACGGTTTTTTCGCACCCCATATCATCGCTCCATATACAAAAGAACTGGGGTGCGTTCAGGAACTTACTTTTTCGAATGCAGAACCCTTGCAACGTGCATGGCTCAAAGAACAAGGACTGTCCACAGATCTGAAGCCCGGCTGGGAAGCGGATCTCCTGCGTATGCGTATTGACGAATTTAAACCCGATGTGCTTTATGTTTTCAGCCCATACACTTTTAATAGTGCGTTGCGTGACCGGCTGACTCATCAGCCAGGCCTCGTGGTCAGCTGGCGTTGCGCAACGTTGCAGAACAACTGGGACTGGTCGGCTTTTGACGTGATCCTCACAGGTCTGCCTAGCATAATGGATTTTGCTCCCAAGCTCGGAGCTAGGTCTGCTGAGATGTTTTCTCCAGGGTTTCCTTTGCATCTCGTCAAGGAGCTTGTTTCCATTCCTCAAGATACCGATTTGGTTTTCGTAGGCTCCCTTACCGGAACACGCCGTATAGCAATGCTGGATTCTGTCGCCAGAGCGGCTAAGCAATATGGTTTTTCTCTAGCACTACACCTCTCGGGAGATTTCAGCCATCTGACCCCGTCTATGGTGCCTTACCTCAAACAACCAGTTTTTGGCCTGGACGCTATGCGTTGTCTGCGCCGCGGGCGTATGGTTATCGATTCTCGAACTCCGGTTTACCTGTCCGATCGGCATGGTTATCCCATCAAGGACATAAGCGAGGACGAAAATTGCAGCATGCGTCTGTTTGAAGCCACGGGCTGTGGGGCGCTTGTATTGGCCCTGGAAGGAGTGTCGCGCTGGTTTGATTGGGGGAAGGAAATAATATCCTACAAAAATCCACAGGATTTGGTAGATAAAATCAGGCACTTCATCGCTAATCCTGAAGAGCGGGAGAATATTGCGTCCGCAGGTCAGAATCGTTGCCTTACTGAGTACAACATGAAGCGCAATACCGAACGGTTTATGGACATTGTTGATAAAAATTTAAATAAGCCTTCGGTTCGACCCAAACCTTTTGAAGTCATCGCGCCCAATGAACCAAAATCATACACCCCAAACTCAATGTTTAATGAGATTTTATCCAATAGTTATCTCAAGAAGATGGGGTGGTTTTCCAGCTATCATCGTCAGGCTATTGTAGACGATAACGGAGCTCCATTGCCATGGTTGTCATACCCTGCAGTAAACTTGTTGGAAGAACGGTCGCCCTACGGAATTAATGTTTTTGAATACGGTTGCGGCAGCAGTACTCTCTGGTGGGCTAAACGCGCTCGGCGTGTAGTCGTGGTGGAGCACAATGAACAATGGTTCAAGACTATGAAGGAGCAGTTTCCAGACAACGTCAGGCCCGTACGA is a window of Desulfovibrio sp. UCD-KL4C DNA encoding:
- a CDS encoding glycosyltransferase, which produces MTTVISKPLRVMQVISTYPNFINHFYAQNPNIVSMDYHTQNEAFANYGFFAPHIIAPYTKELGCVQELTFSNAEPLQRAWLKEQGLSTDLKPGWEADLLRMRIDEFKPDVLYVFSPYTFNSALRDRLTHQPGLVVSWRCATLQNNWDWSAFDVILTGLPSIMDFAPKLGARSAEMFSPGFPLHLVKELVSIPQDTDLVFVGSLTGTRRIAMLDSVARAAKQYGFSLALHLSGDFSHLTPSMVPYLKQPVFGLDAMRCLRRGRMVIDSRTPVYLSDRHGYPIKDISEDENCSMRLFEATGCGALVLALEGVSRWFDWGKEIISYKNPQDLVDKIRHFIANPEERENIASAGQNRCLTEYNMKRNTERFMDIVDKNLNKPSVRPKPFEVIAPNEPKSYTPNSMFNEILSNSYLKKMGWFSSYHRQAIVDDNGAPLPWLSYPAVNLLEERSPYGINVFEYGCGSSTLWWAKRARRVVVVEHNEQWFKTMKEQFPDNVRPVRRELETGGDYSKTVAMIKNIKFDIIVIDGRDRVNCAYNCLDSLSPSGVVVFDNTDRLEYMPGREFLVEAGFKELRLTGLASMVLNVGSCTSIFYKDDNCLGL